A portion of the Novosphingobium sp. KA1 genome contains these proteins:
- the hisB gene encoding imidazoleglycerol-phosphate dehydratase HisB, protein MRTASINRNTHETRIAVSVNLDGTGTYDVSTGIGFLDHMIEQFSRHSLIDITCHIQGDLHVDQHHTAEDSAIAIGQAISQALGDKAGIGRYGDVHSPMDEALSRVSLDISGRPYFVWKAGFTQEKLGEFDTELVEHWFHSISQAVGITLHMELLYGTNNHHICEGLFKGFARAMRTAVELDPRKGGAIPSTKGILGGDTL, encoded by the coding sequence ATGCGCACTGCCTCGATCAATCGCAACACCCACGAGACCCGCATCGCGGTTTCGGTCAATCTCGACGGCACCGGGACTTACGACGTCTCGACCGGGATCGGTTTCCTCGATCACATGATCGAGCAGTTCTCGCGCCATTCGCTGATCGACATCACCTGCCATATCCAGGGCGACCTTCATGTGGACCAGCACCACACGGCCGAGGACAGCGCCATCGCGATCGGTCAGGCGATCTCGCAGGCGCTCGGCGACAAGGCCGGCATCGGCCGCTACGGCGACGTCCACTCGCCGATGGACGAGGCGCTGAGCCGTGTCTCGCTCGACATTTCGGGCCGCCCCTATTTCGTGTGGAAGGCCGGTTTCACCCAGGAGAAGCTGGGCGAGTTCGATACCGAGCTGGTCGAGCACTGGTTCCACTCGATCTCGCAGGCGGTGGGCATCACCCTGCACATGGAACTGCTCTACGGCACCAACAACCACCACATCTGCGAAGGCCTGTTCAAGGGCTTTGCCCGCGCCATGCGCACCGCGGTGGAGCTTGATCCGCGCAAGGGCGGGGCGATCCCCTCGACCAAGGGCATCCTCGGCGGAGACACCCTGTAA
- the tolQ gene encoding protein TolQ — protein sequence MTFEMLASAISIGSDSNHLNPIELFLHADIVVQAIMGGLLLASLWVWTIIISFMLRMGSVSRASDDYEDGFWEAQNFEAYQKDRRRGDVPMGKVAGAGLAEWRRNASMKQIDLEGARERIAMAMGSSVGEEADKLSARLNFLATVGSVGPFVGLFGTVWGIMNSFFQIGQQQNSSLAVVAPGISEALFATAIGLFAAIPAVIAYNRFSHRVNMFESRMQRFADKLHSALTRELEQR from the coding sequence ATGACCTTTGAAATGCTCGCCTCTGCCATCTCCATCGGCAGCGATTCCAACCACCTCAACCCCATCGAACTGTTCCTGCACGCGGATATCGTGGTGCAGGCGATCATGGGCGGGCTGCTGCTCGCGAGCCTCTGGGTCTGGACGATCATCATCAGCTTCATGCTGCGCATGGGCTCGGTCTCGCGCGCCTCGGACGATTACGAGGACGGTTTCTGGGAGGCCCAGAACTTCGAGGCCTACCAGAAGGACCGCCGCCGCGGCGACGTGCCGATGGGCAAGGTGGCCGGCGCGGGTCTGGCCGAGTGGCGCCGCAATGCCTCGATGAAGCAGATCGACCTCGAAGGCGCGCGTGAGCGTATCGCCATGGCCATGGGTTCGTCGGTCGGCGAGGAGGCCGACAAGCTGTCCGCCCGCCTGAACTTCCTGGCGACGGTGGGGTCGGTAGGTCCCTTTGTGGGCCTGTTCGGTACCGTCTGGGGGATCATGAACAGCTTCTTCCAGATCGGCCAGCAGCAGAACTCCTCGCTTGCGGTGGTTGCCCCCGGCATCTCCGAGGCGCTCTTCGCCACCGCCATCGGCCTGTTTGCGGCAATTCCGGCGGTTATCGCCTACAACCGTTTCTCGCACCGGGTGAACATGTTCGAATCGCGCATGCAGCGCTTTGCCGACAAGCTGCACTCCGCGCTGACCCGCGAGCTGGAGCAGCGCTGA
- a CDS encoding YbgC/FadM family acyl-CoA thioesterase: MSAQTPIPPVSSRDPSPQGGVFDGPVHRYALRVFYEDTDAGGVVYHANYIRWFERARSDLLDLLGIDQRAALDSGAGLYTVAEVNVRYLSPARLGDAVVIETHALQVGRVSCTLRQIARRGEIRLAEATVKVGFISPEGRPRRQPEAWQQAFATLLDSSSQDLQTGPEGQ, translated from the coding sequence ATGAGTGCACAGACCCCCATCCCCCCCGTTTCATCGCGGGATCCCAGCCCGCAAGGCGGGGTTTTCGACGGTCCCGTCCACCGCTACGCGCTGCGCGTGTTCTACGAGGACACCGACGCGGGCGGGGTGGTCTATCACGCCAATTACATCCGCTGGTTCGAACGCGCGCGTTCCGACCTGCTCGACCTGCTGGGCATCGACCAGCGCGCCGCGCTGGATTCGGGCGCGGGGCTCTACACGGTGGCGGAAGTCAACGTGCGATACCTTTCGCCCGCGCGCCTTGGCGACGCGGTGGTGATCGAGACCCATGCCCTGCAGGTCGGCCGCGTCAGCTGCACCTTGCGCCAGATTGCCCGGCGCGGCGAAATCCGGCTTGCCGAAGCGACGGTAAAGGTCGGGTTCATCAGTCCTGAAGGACGACCGCGCAGACAGCCCGAGGCCTGGCAACAGGCCTTCGCCACCCTACTCGACAGCTCCTCGCAGGACCTCCAGACCGGCCCGGAAGGACAATGA
- a CDS encoding J domain-containing protein, with product MSRAGRSMDWGFPRWRSYGSSREAAQVRLCDRHGCTEPGDCPAPKTPNSRDRWYFCQKHAAEYNAGWDYFAGLDAEEAARREAEERSEAEGYKESAHYGWAGSGDGSRSRDELNALEALGLDPDADFDAVRKAWRMKAKEVHPDVRPDDAEAAKAFQTYQLAYEVLRAAEERREWKGA from the coding sequence ATGAGCAGAGCAGGCCGATCCATGGACTGGGGGTTCCCGCGCTGGCGCAGCTATGGCAGCTCGCGCGAGGCGGCGCAGGTGCGCCTGTGCGACCGGCATGGCTGCACCGAGCCGGGCGATTGCCCAGCACCCAAGACCCCCAACAGCCGCGATCGCTGGTATTTCTGCCAGAAGCACGCCGCCGAATATAATGCGGGCTGGGATTACTTTGCGGGCCTCGATGCCGAGGAAGCGGCGCGGCGCGAGGCCGAGGAGCGCTCCGAGGCCGAAGGCTACAAGGAATCGGCGCACTACGGCTGGGCGGGCTCGGGCGACGGCAGCCGCAGCCGGGATGAGCTCAACGCCTTGGAAGCGCTGGGCCTCGATCCCGATGCCGACTTCGATGCCGTGCGCAAGGCCTGGCGGATGAAGGCCAAGGAAGTCCACCCGGATGTCCGGCCCGACGATGCCGAGGCCGCCAAGGCCTTTCAGACCTATCAGCTTGCCTATGAAGTCCTGCGCGCGGCGGAAGAGCGCCGCGAGTGGAAGGGCGCGTAA
- the rutB gene encoding pyrimidine utilization protein B, translating to MSEAIVDPVPTRSGPSVVLPARPEAIRLDAATTAVIVVDMQNAYASKGGYVDEAGFDVGPAASVIPKIAEVVEVARTAGMPVVFLQNGWDAGYVEAGTPLSPNYHKSNALRTMRARPELAGKFLARGGWDYELVEALAPQGDDLRVHKPRYSAFFNSQLDSVLRARGIRTLIFTGIATNVCVESTLRDGFHLEYFGVLLEDAVHHLGPDFIREASLYNVEKFFGWVSSVADFRTAVGQLPPKEP from the coding sequence GTGAGCGAAGCAATCGTCGATCCCGTGCCAACGCGTTCCGGCCCCTCGGTGGTGCTGCCGGCGCGTCCCGAAGCGATCCGGCTCGATGCCGCGACGACGGCGGTGATCGTTGTCGACATGCAGAACGCCTACGCCAGCAAGGGCGGCTATGTGGACGAGGCTGGCTTCGATGTCGGTCCGGCGGCCAGCGTGATTCCGAAGATCGCCGAAGTCGTCGAGGTAGCGCGCACGGCGGGCATGCCGGTGGTCTTCCTGCAGAACGGCTGGGATGCAGGCTATGTCGAGGCGGGAACGCCGCTCTCGCCCAATTATCACAAGTCCAATGCGCTGAGGACCATGCGGGCGCGGCCCGAGCTTGCCGGAAAGTTCCTGGCACGGGGCGGGTGGGATTACGAACTGGTGGAGGCGCTGGCGCCGCAGGGCGATGACCTGCGCGTACACAAGCCGCGCTATTCGGCGTTCTTCAACTCGCAACTCGATTCGGTGCTGCGCGCACGCGGAATCCGCACGCTGATCTTCACCGGCATCGCCACCAACGTCTGTGTCGAATCGACCCTGCGTGACGGCTTCCACCTCGAATACTTCGGCGTGTTGCTGGAGGACGCGGTGCACCACCTCGGGCCCGACTTCATCCGCGAGGCCAGCCTCTACAACGTCGAGAAGTTCTTCGGCTGGGTGAGCAGCGTCG
- the hisH gene encoding imidazole glycerol phosphate synthase subunit HisH produces the protein MTGGGQTLALIDYGAGNLHSVANALRAAGARNVAITADPAVVRAADRIVLPGVGSFRACAEGLWGIAGMVEAMTERVHVGGAPFLGICVGMQLLATRGLEHGVTKGLDWIGGQVQMIERTDPAIKIPHMGWNDVSLGLKDPAQGLIDAGEAYFLHSYHFQPDDGAHVAAMTDHGGGLVAAVARDNVVGVQFHPEKSQAYGLALLTRFLEWKP, from the coding sequence ATGACGGGAGGCGGTCAGACTCTGGCGCTGATCGACTACGGCGCGGGCAATCTGCACTCGGTGGCCAACGCCCTGCGCGCCGCTGGTGCCCGGAACGTGGCGATCACCGCCGATCCCGCCGTTGTCCGCGCGGCCGACCGCATCGTGCTTCCCGGCGTCGGCTCGTTCCGCGCCTGCGCTGAAGGGCTCTGGGGCATTGCCGGCATGGTCGAGGCGATGACCGAGCGCGTCCATGTCGGCGGTGCGCCGTTCCTCGGCATCTGCGTCGGCATGCAGCTGCTCGCCACGCGCGGGCTGGAGCACGGCGTGACCAAAGGGCTCGACTGGATCGGCGGCCAGGTGCAGATGATCGAGCGCACCGATCCCGCGATCAAGATCCCGCACATGGGCTGGAACGATGTCTCGCTCGGCCTCAAGGATCCGGCGCAGGGGCTGATCGATGCGGGGGAGGCCTATTTCCTGCACTCCTACCACTTCCAGCCCGACGACGGCGCGCATGTGGCGGCGATGACCGACCATGGCGGCGGCCTGGTCGCGGCGGTGGCCAGGGACAATGTCGTCGGCGTGCAGTTCCACCCGGAAAAGAGCCAGGCTTACGGCCTCGCTTTGCTGACGCGGTTTCTGGAATGGAAGCCGTGA
- a CDS encoding ExbD/TolR family protein: MAEINVTPLVDVMLVLLIIFMVTAPLLKAAVPIDLPDSRASATNDESDQLTISIKRDGTVYYEEDALAPGELAERLAAVPAGADGKKPQVTLRADKALDYGRVMEVMGELNHSGFTSIALVTGVSGGSGR, from the coding sequence ATGGCCGAGATCAACGTGACGCCGCTGGTCGACGTCATGCTGGTGCTGCTGATCATCTTCATGGTCACCGCGCCGCTGCTCAAGGCGGCGGTGCCGATCGACTTGCCCGACAGCCGCGCCAGCGCGACCAACGACGAGAGCGACCAGCTGACCATCTCGATCAAGCGTGATGGCACCGTCTATTACGAAGAAGACGCGCTGGCCCCCGGTGAGCTGGCCGAACGCCTTGCCGCCGTGCCTGCGGGCGCGGACGGCAAGAAGCCGCAGGTCACGCTGCGCGCCGACAAGGCGCTCGACTATGGCCGGGTGATGGAAGTCATGGGCGAACTCAATCATTCCGGGTTCACTTCGATCGCGCTGGTGACGGGTGTCAGCGGCGGTTCAGGCCGCTGA
- the gmk gene encoding guanylate kinase — translation MVNSPENPADTLARRGLMLIMSSPSGAGKTTISRMLLEHDAHIRNSVSCTTRPPRPGEVDGKDYHFVSQAEFDRMAAEGEFLEWATVFGNSYATPKAQVKAGLKDGQDYLFDIDWQGTQQLYQKLERDVVRVFLLPPSIDELRRRLTGRGTDSMDVIAARMERARSEISHWDGYDYVVVNDDIDQCFEKVKQILAAERMRRARQTGLIGFVRELMAP, via the coding sequence ATGGTCAACTCTCCCGAAAACCCCGCTGATACGCTGGCCCGACGCGGCCTGATGCTGATCATGTCCTCGCCCTCGGGCGCGGGCAAGACAACGATCTCGCGCATGCTGCTCGAGCACGATGCCCACATCCGCAACTCGGTATCCTGCACCACCCGCCCGCCCCGCCCCGGCGAAGTCGACGGCAAGGACTACCACTTCGTCAGCCAGGCCGAATTCGACCGGATGGCCGCCGAAGGCGAGTTCCTCGAATGGGCGACCGTGTTCGGCAACAGCTACGCCACCCCCAAGGCCCAGGTGAAGGCCGGTCTCAAGGACGGGCAGGACTACCTGTTCGACATCGACTGGCAGGGCACCCAGCAGCTCTACCAGAAGCTGGAGCGCGACGTCGTGCGCGTGTTCCTGCTGCCGCCCAGCATCGACGAACTGCGCCGCCGCCTGACCGGGCGCGGCACCGATTCGATGGACGTGATCGCCGCCCGCATGGAACGCGCCCGCTCGGAAATCAGCCACTGGGACGGCTATGACTACGTCGTCGTCAACGATGACATCGACCAGTGCTTCGAGAAGGTGAAGCAGATCCTCGCCGCCGAACGCATGCGCCGCGCCCGCCAGACCGGCCTGATCGGCTTCGTGCGCGAACTGATGGCGCCCTAA
- the tolB gene encoding Tol-Pal system beta propeller repeat protein TolB, with product MTSRPLTLVLSFALASTAPVYGVYAQSQPAPVPAQSAPAPAGQADQGLEADDAGLTGSVSADGAWQDLGIAITNFATDNDVPTQTNAGSTGALGRALSQVVASDLRNNGLFKPSGPDGLPQPAYAQVQAPDYPTWSARAANMLVQGYVRAGADGNLTIGCYLYDVQLKQQLMKGGWQVAPSDWRRAAHKCADMVYSRLSGESPFFDSKIAYIAETGPKDHRMKRLAIMDSDGANHRYLTSGQATALTPRYSPDYSKILYLSYLNGQPSIYVYDLASDSQKLIARTGNPTMAPRWSPDGKWILYSMASGGNTDIYRISSSGGTPIRLTNTPGISIGGSYSPNGSQIVFESDRSGTQQIYVMNADGSNQHRISFFGGRAATPEWSPRGDQIAFTHIAGNLRVAVMSPSGGGLRYLTNSWQDEAPTWSPNGRIVQFFRTEKTSGKSSIWQVDLTGKNERKLPTPVGASDPAWGPVRP from the coding sequence ATGACTTCTCGTCCGCTTACGCTCGTCCTGTCGTTCGCTCTGGCTTCGACTGCACCGGTCTACGGTGTCTATGCCCAATCACAGCCGGCACCGGTTCCCGCCCAGTCGGCGCCTGCTCCGGCGGGGCAGGCCGATCAGGGGCTCGAAGCCGACGATGCCGGACTCACCGGCTCGGTTTCCGCCGACGGTGCCTGGCAGGACCTCGGTATCGCGATCACCAATTTCGCGACCGACAACGACGTGCCGACCCAGACCAATGCCGGCTCGACCGGCGCGCTGGGCCGCGCCCTGTCGCAAGTGGTTGCATCCGACCTTCGCAACAACGGCCTGTTCAAGCCCTCGGGCCCGGACGGCCTGCCGCAGCCCGCTTATGCCCAGGTGCAGGCGCCTGACTATCCGACCTGGTCGGCACGCGCGGCGAACATGCTGGTGCAGGGCTATGTGCGCGCCGGAGCCGACGGCAACCTGACGATCGGCTGCTATCTCTACGACGTCCAGCTCAAGCAGCAGCTGATGAAGGGCGGTTGGCAGGTCGCTCCTTCCGACTGGCGCCGCGCGGCGCACAAGTGCGCGGACATGGTCTATTCGCGGCTTTCGGGTGAAAGTCCGTTCTTCGATTCCAAGATCGCCTACATTGCCGAGACCGGGCCCAAGGATCACCGCATGAAGCGGCTGGCGATCATGGATTCGGACGGCGCCAACCACCGCTATCTGACCAGCGGCCAGGCCACCGCGCTCACCCCGCGCTATTCGCCGGACTATTCGAAGATCCTCTATCTGTCGTATCTCAACGGGCAGCCGAGCATCTACGTCTACGATCTCGCCAGCGACAGCCAGAAGCTGATCGCCCGCACGGGCAATCCGACGATGGCGCCGCGCTGGTCGCCGGACGGCAAGTGGATCCTCTATTCGATGGCGAGCGGCGGCAATACCGACATCTACCGCATCTCCTCGAGCGGCGGCACGCCGATCCGCCTGACCAACACGCCCGGCATCTCGATCGGCGGTTCCTATTCGCCCAACGGCTCGCAGATCGTGTTCGAGAGCGACCGTTCGGGCACCCAGCAGATCTACGTGATGAACGCGGATGGTTCGAACCAGCACCGCATCAGCTTCTTCGGCGGCCGCGCGGCGACGCCGGAATGGAGCCCGCGCGGTGACCAGATCGCCTTCACCCATATCGCGGGCAATCTGCGTGTCGCGGTGATGAGCCCCAGCGGCGGGGGGCTGCGCTACCTGACCAATTCCTGGCAGGACGAGGCGCCGACCTGGTCGCCGAACGGGCGCATCGTCCAGTTCTTCCGCACCGAAAAGACCAGCGGCAAGAGCTCGATCTGGCAGGTTGACCTCACCGGCAAGAACGAACGCAAGCTGCCGACCCCGGTAGGCGCCTCCGATCCGGCCTGGGGGCCGGTTCGCCCCTGA
- a CDS encoding phosphoribosyl-ATP diphosphatase: MSTSETLARLEATIAERRDADPSSSYVAKLHARGIGKIAQKLGEEATETVIAALTEDDKALVGEAADLIFHLMVLLGARNVPFASVLDELDRREGVSGIAEKASRPRS, encoded by the coding sequence ATGAGCACTTCCGAAACCCTGGCGCGCCTTGAGGCAACCATCGCCGAACGCCGCGATGCCGATCCTTCGTCGAGCTATGTGGCCAAGCTTCATGCCAGGGGCATCGGCAAGATCGCGCAGAAGCTGGGCGAGGAAGCCACCGAAACGGTGATTGCCGCGCTGACCGAGGACGACAAGGCGCTGGTCGGCGAGGCTGCGGACCTGATCTTCCACCTCATGGTGCTGTTGGGGGCCCGCAATGTCCCGTTCGCCTCGGTCCTCGACGAGCTCGACCGGCGCGAGGGCGTCTCGGGCATCGCCGAGAAGGCTTCCCGGCCCCGGTCGTGA
- the hisA gene encoding 1-(5-phosphoribosyl)-5-[(5-phosphoribosylamino)methylideneamino]imidazole-4-carboxamide isomerase: MIVFPAIDLKQGQVVRLAEGDMDRATVYGDNPAAQAMLFAEAGSQYLHVVDLDGSFAGRAENREAVEAILEVFPGHVQLGGGIRTREAVAGWFDLGVSRVVMGTAALKDPQFVKDMAREYPGGIVVAVDARDGMVATEGWAEVSDVSIVDMARRFEDAGVASLLFTDIGRDGLLKGVNIDATVDLARRTDLPVIASGGVKGLDDIRLLALHARDGIEGVITGRALYDGRLDLAAAIQIAEREG, encoded by the coding sequence ATGATCGTATTTCCCGCCATCGACCTCAAGCAGGGGCAGGTCGTCCGCCTTGCCGAAGGCGACATGGATCGCGCCACCGTCTACGGGGACAATCCCGCCGCGCAGGCCATGCTGTTTGCCGAAGCCGGATCGCAGTATCTCCACGTCGTCGATCTCGACGGCTCCTTCGCCGGCCGCGCCGAGAACCGCGAGGCGGTGGAAGCCATCCTCGAGGTGTTCCCCGGCCATGTGCAGCTGGGCGGCGGCATCCGCACCCGCGAGGCGGTGGCGGGCTGGTTCGACCTTGGCGTGTCGCGCGTGGTCATGGGCACCGCCGCGCTGAAGGACCCGCAGTTCGTCAAGGACATGGCGCGGGAATACCCCGGCGGCATCGTCGTCGCGGTGGACGCGCGCGACGGCATGGTCGCGACCGAGGGCTGGGCGGAAGTCTCCGACGTGTCGATCGTCGACATGGCTCGCCGCTTCGAGGACGCGGGCGTGGCCTCGCTGTTGTTCACCGACATCGGCCGCGACGGCCTGCTCAAGGGCGTGAACATCGACGCCACCGTCGATCTGGCGCGCCGCACCGACTTGCCGGTGATCGCGAGCGGCGGCGTCAAGGGCCTCGACGACATCCGCCTGCTGGCGCTTCATGCGCGTGACGGGATCGAGGGGGTCATCACCGGCCGCGCGCTCTACGACGGCCGCCTCGACCTTGCCGCCGCGATCCAGATAGCCGAGCGCGAGGGATGA
- the hisF gene encoding imidazole glycerol phosphate synthase subunit HisF codes for MTVRIRVIPCLDVRDGRVVKGVNFVDLIDAGDPVEQARAYDKAGADELCFLDISASHEGRGTLLDVVQRTAEVCFMPLTVGGGVRTADDARALLLAGADKVAVNSAAVSRPEVVADIAEKFGSQCIVASVDARRVAPGKWEIFTHGGRKATGIDALEHAVKLADYGAGELLVTSMDGDGTQNGYDLALTRAIAESVSIPVVASGGVGNLDHLVAGVTEGKASAVLAASIFHFGKHSIAEAHAALRAAGLPARG; via the coding sequence ATGACAGTTCGTATCCGCGTCATCCCCTGCCTCGATGTCCGCGACGGGCGCGTGGTGAAGGGCGTCAACTTCGTCGACCTGATCGATGCCGGCGATCCGGTCGAACAGGCCCGCGCCTATGACAAGGCCGGGGCGGACGAACTGTGCTTCCTCGACATTTCGGCCAGCCACGAAGGCCGCGGCACCCTGCTCGACGTCGTGCAGCGCACTGCCGAGGTCTGCTTCATGCCGCTCACCGTGGGCGGCGGCGTGCGCACGGCGGACGATGCCCGCGCGCTGCTGCTGGCGGGCGCCGACAAGGTGGCGGTCAATTCCGCCGCTGTCTCGCGCCCCGAAGTGGTGGCCGACATTGCCGAAAAATTCGGCTCGCAGTGCATCGTCGCCTCGGTGGATGCGCGGCGGGTGGCGCCGGGTAAGTGGGAAATCTTCACCCACGGCGGCCGCAAGGCGACCGGGATCGATGCGCTGGAGCATGCGGTGAAGCTCGCGGACTACGGCGCCGGCGAACTGCTCGTGACCTCGATGGACGGCGACGGCACCCAGAACGGCTATGACCTCGCGCTCACCCGCGCAATCGCCGAATCCGTTTCGATTCCGGTGGTTGCCAGCGGCGGCGTTGGCAATCTCGACCACCTCGTGGCGGGCGTGACCGAGGGCAAGGCGAGTGCGGTGCTGGCCGCCTCGATCTTCCACTTCGGCAAGCACTCGATCGCCGAGGCCCATGCCGCCCTGCGCGCCGCGGGATTGCCGGCGCGGGGTTAG
- a CDS encoding SspB family protein: MNDTPQDSLIPYDEIVQEALRAVVGRVLGQVEASGGALPGGHHFYITFKTGAPGVSIPAELRARFPDEMTIVLQNKFWDLAVGEQGFSVSLSFNQRPSNLVIPFSAITAFVDPAVDFGLQFQAIADDELDDEPIVEPGNDAERDVASRITPSEDGSNVVSVDFGKKK; this comes from the coding sequence ATGAACGATACGCCTCAAGACAGCCTGATCCCTTACGACGAGATCGTACAGGAAGCCCTGCGCGCCGTCGTTGGCCGCGTGCTCGGCCAGGTGGAAGCCTCCGGCGGCGCCCTTCCGGGGGGCCACCATTTCTACATCACCTTCAAGACCGGCGCTCCGGGGGTCTCGATTCCCGCCGAACTGCGCGCCCGTTTCCCGGACGAGATGACGATCGTCCTCCAGAACAAGTTCTGGGACCTGGCGGTGGGCGAACAGGGCTTCTCGGTCAGCCTCAGCTTCAACCAGCGGCCCTCGAACCTGGTGATCCCGTTCTCGGCGATCACCGCCTTCGTCGACCCGGCGGTGGACTTCGGCCTGCAGTTCCAGGCCATCGCCGACGACGAGCTGGACGACGAGCCGATCGTGGAGCCCGGCAACGACGCGGAACGCGACGTCGCCTCGCGCATTACTCCCAGCGAAGACGGATCGAACGTCGTTTCGGTCGACTTCGGGAAAAAGAAGTAG
- a CDS encoding histidine triad nucleotide-binding protein — translation MPIDPRQPYDDSNIFARILRGELPCGKVYEDAFALAFNDIRPQAPVHVLVIPKGRYVSWDDFTARAEDGEIAGFMRAVGNVTRQLELDGPGYRLMVNMGTNGHQEVPHLHVHIFGGRQFFQMIAD, via the coding sequence ATGCCGATCGACCCCAGGCAGCCTTACGACGACAGCAACATCTTCGCCCGGATCCTGCGCGGCGAACTGCCCTGCGGCAAAGTCTACGAAGACGCGTTCGCGCTTGCCTTCAACGACATCCGTCCGCAGGCGCCGGTCCACGTGCTGGTCATTCCCAAGGGCCGCTACGTCTCGTGGGACGACTTCACCGCCAGGGCGGAGGACGGCGAGATCGCCGGCTTCATGCGCGCGGTGGGCAACGTGACCCGCCAGCTCGAACTTGACGGGCCGGGCTACCGCCTGATGGTCAACATGGGTACCAACGGCCACCAGGAAGTGCCGCATCTGCATGTCCACATCTTCGGCGGGCGGCAGTTCTTCCAGATGATCGCCGACTGA
- a CDS encoding PEP-CTERM sorting domain-containing protein: protein MQRFHGTPFPIAPASLGVVVAGALMPLPAHAADAITLPEPSGMLLLGIGVAGVWLGRRFSRGKGSD, encoded by the coding sequence TTGCAGCGCTTTCATGGCACCCCGTTCCCGATTGCACCCGCTTCGCTGGGGGTTGTCGTCGCGGGCGCCCTGATGCCGCTGCCTGCCCATGCGGCCGATGCGATCACCCTGCCGGAGCCGAGCGGGATGCTGCTGCTGGGTATCGGTGTGGCCGGTGTCTGGCTCGGCCGGCGCTTTTCGCGCGGCAAGGGCAGCGATTGA
- a CDS encoding YciI family protein, which produces MALFIISLRYIAPVEQVDALLDEHVAWLRGHHAAGRFVAWGRKVPREGGIILARGDSREAMAALAATDPFVAGVVAEVEVIEWAPGFLDDSVAGLAG; this is translated from the coding sequence ATGGCCCTCTTCATCATCTCGCTTCGCTACATCGCCCCCGTCGAGCAGGTCGACGCGCTGCTGGACGAGCATGTCGCCTGGCTGCGCGGCCATCATGCCGCCGGACGCTTCGTGGCCTGGGGCCGCAAGGTCCCGCGCGAGGGCGGCATCATCCTCGCCCGCGGTGACAGCCGCGAGGCGATGGCCGCGCTGGCCGCAACCGATCCCTTCGTGGCGGGCGTTGTCGCCGAAGTCGAAGTGATCGAGTGGGCGCCCGGTTTTCTCGATGACAGCGTGGCAGGGCTCGCCGGATGA
- the pal gene encoding peptidoglycan-associated lipoprotein Pal, with product MSANRSVKTDTTVLLVAGALALSACGTKAPKQLPPEPGPATTTQTPGQPAGPVPGSQADFLARMMGSDTIHFGLDQYDIDAEDQAALAKQAQWLIQYPSKRATIEGHCDERGTREYNIALGERRANAAKNYLVSLGVDASRLSTVSFGKERPIALGSDEASWAQNRRAVTVTID from the coding sequence ATGTCCGCCAACCGATCCGTGAAGACCGACACCACCGTGCTTCTCGTTGCCGGTGCACTGGCCCTTTCGGCTTGCGGCACCAAGGCACCCAAGCAGCTCCCGCCCGAGCCCGGCCCGGCCACCACCACCCAGACCCCCGGGCAGCCCGCCGGTCCGGTCCCCGGCAGCCAGGCCGACTTCCTCGCCCGCATGATGGGTTCGGACACCATCCACTTCGGCCTCGACCAGTACGACATCGACGCCGAAGACCAGGCTGCTCTCGCCAAGCAGGCGCAGTGGCTGATCCAGTACCCCAGCAAGCGCGCGACCATCGAAGGCCACTGCGACGAGCGCGGCACCCGCGAATACAACATTGCGCTGGGTGAGCGCCGTGCCAATGCGGCCAAGAACTACCTCGTCAGCCTTGGCGTCGACGCTTCGCGTCTCAGCACCGTGAGCTTCGGCAAGGAACGCCCGATCGCGCTGGGTTCGGACGAGGCTTCGTGGGCGCAGAACCGCCGCGCGGTGACCGTCACGATCGACTGA